One stretch of Ipomoea triloba cultivar NCNSP0323 chromosome 8, ASM357664v1 DNA includes these proteins:
- the LOC116026711 gene encoding root phototropism protein 3-like produces the protein MATALPESGTFSSCKPMGECWFDDACILDMDYFVKTLSGIKAKGVRPELIGSIITHYASKWLPDLTGGGSEESIGHLIIKFEESESSSTSVAESVTASWMKKRFLVETLIGILPPEKDSIPCNFLLRLLRIGNMVGVEAAYRAELEKRISWQLEQATLRDLMIPSFSHTCGTVLDVELVLRLVKRFVTTIEDQAAAARCSGPTSLNLNLIKVAKLVDNYLAEAAVDSNLTMSHFIALAAAIPAHARPTDDALYRSIDTYLKAHPGVSKEERKGVCKLIDSRKLSAEASIHAAQNERLPVRAVIQVLLSEQTKLSKQLMRQLDWSGSFISAGASASGGARSPNNPPLQQDPRCMSKRDMNTINIQHLEIKKLKDEVLRLQTQCINMHAQIEKLLESSRKRGYGFFSSWKKIGQLNKGIIITTSSSKLGSEVDQAEGGGENIAIGGFGRQTPMPMDTKARLVRGRTSTKWRKSLS, from the exons atggCGACCGCGTTGCCGGAATCCGGCACATTCTCAAGCTGCAAGCCGATGGGTGAATGTTGGTTTGACGACGCATGCATTCTTGACATGGACTATTTCGTGAAGACCCTTTCGGGCATCAAAGCCAAGGGTGTCCGCCCGGAGCTCATCGGCTCAATAATAACTCACTACGCTTCAAAATGGCTCCCGGATCTAACCGGCGGCGGCAGCGAGGAGAGCATCGGCCACCTAATTATTAAGTTTGAAGAGTCGGAGTCGTCGTCGACGTCAGTAGCAGAAAGCGTGACGGCATCGTGGATGAAGAAAAGGTTTTTGGTGGAGACTCTAATCGGCATTCTCCCGCCGGAGAAAGATTCCATCCCTTGTAACTTCCTGTTGAGGCTACTACGTATCGGTAACATGGTGGGAGTGGAGGCGGCATACCGAGCGGAGCTGGAGAAGCGGATTTCGTGGCAGCTGGAGCAGGCAACGCTAAGAGACCTAATGATACCGTCGTTTAGCCACACGTGCGGGACAGTGCTGGACGTCGAGCTTGTTCTCAGGCTGGTTAAGAGATTTGTGACGACCATAGAAGATCAGGCGGCGGCGGCCAGATGTAGTGGACCAACATCTCTAAATCTAAATCTAATCAAGGTGGCTAAGCTTGTGGATAATTACCTTGCGGAAGCCGCCGTTGACTCCAATTTGACCATGTCTCACTTTATTGCACTTGCTGCGGCCATCCCAGCCCATGCTCGACCTACGGATGATGCTCTGTATCGATCAATTGATACCTACCTCAAA gcTCATCCAGGAGTGTCCAAGGAGGAAAGAAAGGGGGTGTGCAAATTAATTGATAGCCGAAAGCTTTCAGCAGAGGCATCCATCCACGCAGCTCAAAACGAGCGTTTGCCGGTGCGAGCCGTAATCCAAGTCCTTCTGTCGGAACAAACCAAGCTGAGCAAGCAGCTGATGCGGCAGCTGGACTGGAGCGGATCCTTCATCAGCGCTGGCGCTAGCGCTAGCGGGGGGGCACGAAGCCCAAATAACCCCCCGCTGCAGCAGGATCCGCGCTGCATGTCAAAGCGGGATATGAATACAATTAACATTCAACACCTGGAAATCAAGAAGCTCAAGGACGAGGTTCTGAGGCTGCAAACTCAGTGCATCAACATGCACGCACAAATTGAGAAGCTACTTGAGAGCAGCAGGAAAAGAGGTTATGGTTTCTTTAGCAGCTGGAAGAAAATTGGACAGCTTAACAAGGGGATAATAATTACTACTAGTAGTAGTAAGTTGGGATCCGAAGTTGATCAGGCAGAAGGCGGCGGGGAGAATATTGCAATTGGCGGCTTCGGGAGACAAACTCCCATGCCCATGGATACCAAGGCTAGGCTTGTACGGGGTAGGACTTCCACCAAGTGGAGGAAATCTTTGTCTTAA
- the LOC116027289 gene encoding plastidic ATP/ADP-transporter-like — protein MEAVLQTRGLLSLPSKPKLKAFYPQPQGGLRHRLNGLNALKPKPLDAFSLSVNGFQKFHGFVTKPSSLVAQKNPTFPICRAEAAAAADGQPVFGGEQESLSPKFLGIELTTLKKIIPLGMMFFCILFNYTILRDTKDVLVVTAKGSSAEIIPFLKTWVNLPMAIGFMLLYTKLANVLSKQALFYTVILPFIAFFGAFGFVFYPLSNYIHPTALADKLLNLLGPRFLGPIAILRIWSFCLFYVMAELWGSVVISVLFWGFANQITTVEEAKKFYPLFGLGANVALVFSGRTVKYFSNLRKTLGPGVDGWAISLKAMMTIVVLMGLAICSLYWWVNTNVDLPARSKKKKEKPKMGTMESLKFLVSSRYIRDLATLVVAYGISINLVEVTWKSKLKAQFPSPNEYSSFMGDFSTATGIATFTMMLLSQWIFKKYGWGVAAKITPTVLLLTGAGFFSLILFGDPLAPSLAKFGMTPLLAAVFVGALQNIFSKSAKYSLFDPCKEMAYIPLDEDTKVKGKAAIDVVCNPLGKSGGALIQQFMILSFGSLANSTPYLGGILLVIVLAWLAAARSLDGQFSALRQEEELEKEMERSAVKIPVVSQDGGDGNGCLYPPTPTGGDSASASSEPSSQRQV, from the exons ATGGAAGCTGTTCTGCAGACCAGAGGGCTTCTGTCTCTACCTTCAAAGCCCAAACTTAAAGCTTTTTACCCACAACCTCAGGGAGGCTTAAGGCATAGGCTCAATGGCTTAAATGCTTTGAAACCCAAACCCCTTGATGCCTTTTCTCTATCTGTCAATGGCTTTCAGAAATTTCACGGCTTTGTTACCAAGCCTTCTTCATTGGTTGCCCAAAAGAACCCAACTTTCCCTATCTGCAGAGCTGAGGCTGCTGCAGCGGCTGATGGGCAACCGGTTTTTGGAGGAGAGCAGGAGTCATTGTCACCTAAGTTTTTGGGTATTGAGCTTACGACCCTTAAGAAAATAATACCTCTTGGAATGATGTTCTTTTGTATCCTGTTCAATTACACAATTCTTAGGGATACTAAGGATGTGTTGGTGGTCACAGCAAAAGGATCGAGTGCTGAGATTATTCCTTTCTTGAAAACTTGGGTGAATTTGCCTATGGCTATTGGGTTCATGCTGTTATACACAAAGTTGGCTAATGTGTTGTCAAAGCAGGCTCTTTTTTATACCGTTATTCTTCCCTTTATTGCTTTCTTTGGGGCCTTTGGGTTTGTTTTCTATCCCCTTAGCAATTATATCCACCCAACAGCTCTTGCTGACAAGCTTCTCAACTTACTTGGTCCAAGGTTCCTTGGGCCAATTGCAATTCTGAGGATCTGGAGTTTCTGCTTGTTTTATGTCATGGCCGAGCTTTGGGGTAGTGTGGTGATCTCAGTTTTGTTTTGGGGGTTTGCTAATCAG ATTACCACAGTTGAGGAGGCAAAAAAATTCTATCCTTTGTTTGGACTGGGGGCAAATGTTGCTCTTGTTTTCTCTGGACGCACAGTGAAATACTTTTCTAATCTGAGgaaaactttgggtcctggagTTGATGGTTGGGCCATCTCCTTGAAAGCAATGATGACCATTGTTGTTCTGATGGGCCTTGCTATATGTTCCTTGTATTGGTGGGTGAATACTAATGTTGATCTCCCAGCACGAAGTAAAAAGAAGAAG GAGAAACCTAAGATGGGAACAATGGAGAGCTTGAAGTTCTTGGTCTCTTCAAGATATATCAGGGATCTTGCTACATTGGTTGTAGCCTATGGCATTAGCATCAACCTTGTAGAGGTTACATGGAAGTCCAAGCTAAAAGCTCag TTCCCAAGCCCAAATGAGTATTCGTCATTCATGGGTGATTTCTCAACTGCTACTGGGATTGCAACCTTCACAATGATGCTGCTAAGTCAATGGATCTTTAAAAAGTATGGCTGGGGAGTTGCAGCAAAGATAACGCCAACAGTTTTGCTTCTAACTGGAGCTGGTTTCTTCTCCCTCATTTTGTTTGGTGACCCACTAGCACCTTCTCTTGCAAAGTTTGGGATGACCCCTCTCTTGGCAGCTGTCTTTGTGGGTGCATTGCAGAACATTTTCAGTAAGAGTGCGAAATACAGCTTGTTTGATCCTTGCAAGGAAATGGCGTACATTCCTTTAGATGAAGACACCAAG GTTAAGGGAAAGGCAGCAATTGATGTTGTGTGCAACCCATTGGGAAAGTCAGGGGGTGCTTTGATACAGCAGTTCATGATTTTAAGTTTTGGTTCTCTTGCTAACTCAACTCCCTACCTCGGAGGTATTCTATTGGTGATTGTTCTTGCATGGTTGGCAGCAGCAAGATCGTTGGATGGGCAGTTCAGTGCCTTAAGGCAAGAAGAAGAGCTGGAGAAGGAGATGGAGCGATCAGCTGTGAAGATCCCTGTTGTGTCTCAAGATGGAGGAGATGGAAATGGTTGTCTATACCCCCCCACGCCCACAGGAGGCGACTCGGCTAGCGCTTCCTCTGAGCCCTCCTCTCAGCGCCAGGTATGA
- the LOC116027521 gene encoding uncharacterized protein LOC116027521, which produces MNSKGDWIGEGSPVSQETLTSPFTEDIMAQPLPRDFRFPTIKLYSGSVYPRAHINRYRTAIMMTDASDTVMCRGFFATLDGQAQNWFTTLPEGSISSFSDLSGRFLSHFASSIPKKKQFATMCKLEQGSAESLTDYLAKWKREARSVGNFNEKTAIPIFIANVRSSPFHRDLVQNQLKSYATLLDRATRFAEAEEAERKKKEEERCRRDKAPQEDRRAPRPPRQGPRLSPLRCLTPLTHPLSAILEHTDRTRHTEECMVLKRQIEELIQRGYIGQSFKRSGQGRPQGPGSVWKKKGGSEPPASGSHKRELGQFTEEEEKELDEPHLHEKEQRREPITFTDDDLPDGPLPHRDALEITLDINNIIVHRVLVGTGCSVNVMYYNTFTKLGLSMKHLAQVRTALSGFTGDSIGIKGSINLEVEIGT; this is translated from the exons ATGAACTCCAAAGGAGATTGGATAGGGGAAGGGTCACCGGTGTCACAGGAGACACTGACCTCACCCTTCACGGAAGACATCATGGCCCAACCCCTGCCAAGGGATTTTCGCTTCCCGACCATAAAGCTCTATTCGGGGTCGGTCTACCCTCGAGCTCACATCAACAGATATCGGACGGCGATCATGATGACGGACGCGAGCGACACCGTTATGTGTCGAGGCTTCTTCGCGACCTTGGACGGCCAAGCCCAAAATTGGTTCACGACTTTACCCGAGGGATCCATCTCATCCTTTTCTGACCTCTCGGGGCGGTTTCTATCACACTTCGCAAGCAGTATCCCGAAAAAGAAACAGTTCGCCACCATGTGCAAATTAGAGCAAGGGAGCGCGGAGAGCCTGACCGACTACCTAGCCAAATGGAAGAGGGAGGCAAGATCGGTCGGGAATTTCAATGAAAAGACGGCCATACCGATATTCATCGCCAATGTCAGATCAAGTCCTTTCCACCGTGACCTCGTCCAGAACCAACTGAAGTCTTACGCGACATTGTTGGACCGAGCAACGAGGTTCGCCGAGGCAGAAGAAGCTGAgcggaagaagaaggaagaggaGAGGTGTCGCCGAGACAAGGCACCCCAAGAGGATCGCCGGGCTCCAAGGCCCCCGCGTCAAGGACCACGGTTGTCCCCGCTACGCTGTCTCACGCCCTTGACACACCCACTGAGTGCCATCCTGGAGCAC ACAGATAGGACACGACACACCGAAGAGTGTATGGTCCTCAAGCGACAGATCGAGGAGCTCATACAAAGGGGCTACATCGGCCAATCTTTTAAAAGATCGGGGCAGGGTCGACCTCAAGGACCCGGCAGCGTATGGAAGAAGAAGGGCGGCTCCGAGCCACCCGCTTCCGGGTCACACAAGAGGGAGCTCGGGCAGTTCACTGAGGAGGAAGAGAAGGAGTTGGACGAGCCCCACCTGCATGAGAAGGAGCAGAGGAGGGAGCCTATTACCTTCACGGATGACGACCTCCCGGATGGGCCCCTACCGCATCGTGATGCCTTGGAGATCACCCTAGACATCAATAACATCATCGTACACCGAGTGTTGGTGGGCACGGGGTGCTCAGTGAACGTCATGTATTATAACACGTTCACCAAGCTTGGCCTGTCAATGAAACATTTAGCACAAGTCAGAACCGCGTTGTCCGGGTTCACGGGGGACTCCATCGGGATAAAGGGTTCCATCAACCTCGAGGTGGAGATAGGCACATAG